One segment of Myotis daubentonii chromosome 11, mMyoDau2.1, whole genome shotgun sequence DNA contains the following:
- the ACTL7B gene encoding actin-like protein 7B, with protein sequence MATRNSSSPMPTGTAQGDPGEARTLSAPDTGIRDSSATQLKTKPKYVRRVKALIIDLGSQYCKCGYAGEPRPTYFISSTVGKCCSQMGDTRKNTYVGHELLNMEALLKLVNPLKYGVVVDWDCVQSIWEYIFYTAMRIVPEEHAVLVSDPPLSPSSNREKYAELLFETFGIPAMHVTSQSLLSIYSYGRTTGMVVESGHGVSHVVPISEGNVLPGLAGRADYAGGDLTNYLLQLLNEAGHKFTDDHLHIVEHIKKTCCYSALQPEKEVCLALEELRVDYELPDGKVITIGHERFQCAEMLFKPTLVGSSLPGLPALTATCLGHCQEAGLKEEMAANVLLCGGCTMLDGFPERFQRELSLLCPGDSLTVAAAPERKSSVWTGGSILASLQAFQQLWVSKEEFEERGSAAIYTKC encoded by the coding sequence ATGGCAACGAGGAACAGCTCAAGCCCCATGCCCACGGGCACGGCTCAGGGTGACCCTGGAGAGGCAAGAACACTGTCAGCTCCAGATACTGGCATTCGGGACAGTTCAGCCACTCAGCTGAAGACAAAGCCCAAGTATGTGCGCAGGGTCAAGGCGCTCATCATCGACCTGGGCTCGCAGTACTGTAAGTGTGGCTACGCAGGAGAGCCGAGGCCCACCTACTTCATCTCCTCCACAGTCGGCAAGTGCTGCTCCCAGATGGGCGACACCCGCAAGAATACCTATGTGGGCCACGAGCTGCTCAACATGGAGGCACTGCTGAAGCTGGTTAACCCTCTAAAGTACGGCGTTGTGGTGGACTGGGACTGCGTCCAGAGCATCTGGGAGTACATCTTCTACACGGCCATGAGGATCGTCCCCGAGGAGCATGCCGTGCTGGTCTCCGACCCCCCGCTCAGCCCCAGCAGCAACCGGGAGAAGTATGCGGAGCTCTTGTTCGAGACCTTTGGCATCCCCGCCATGCATGTGACATCCCAGTCGCTGCTGTCCATCTACTCCTATGGCAGGACCACAGGAATGGTGGTGGAGAGCGGGCACGGCGTCTCACACGTGGTCCCCATCTCAGAGGGCAACGTGCTGCCGGGCCTGGCAGGCCGCGCCGACTACGCCGGGGGCGACCTCACCAACTACCTGCTGCAGCTGCTCAACGAGGCGGGCCACAAGTTCACGGACGACCACCTGCACATCGTGGAGCACATCAAGAAGACGTGCTGCTACTCGGCCTTGCAGCCCGAGAAGGAGGTCTGCCTGGCCCTGGAGGAGCTGCGCGTGGACTACGAGCTCCCCGATGGCAAGGTCATCACCATTGGCCATGAGCGCTTCCAGTGCGCCGAGATGCTCTTCAAGCCCACGCTGGTGGGCAGCAGCCTGCCCGGCCTCCCCGCGCTCACAGCCACTTGCCTGGGCCACTGCCAGGAGGCGGGCTTGAAGGAGGAGATGGCCGCCAACGTGCTGCTGTGTGGTGGCTGCACCATGCTGGACGGCTTCCCCGAGCGCTTCCAGAGGGAGCTGAGCCTCCTGTGCCCCGGGGACAGCCTCACCGTGGCTGCGGCTCCTGAGAGGAAGAGCTCCGTGTGGACCGGTGGCTCCATCCTggcctccctgcaggccttccaGCAGCTCTGGGTCAGCAAGGAAGAGTTTGAGGAGCGGGGCAGTGCAGCCATCTACACCAAGTGCTGA
- the ACTL7A gene encoding LOW QUALITY PROTEIN: actin-like protein 7A (The sequence of the model RefSeq protein was modified relative to this genomic sequence to represent the inferred CDS: inserted 1 base in 1 codon) gives MTQVQYKIEKRVNLHKTLPKSTLLWNKVSQYPESPRSLXYVIIGDVIIGDILKLPSDFSLSDLEACGIKELSESEMALAGLWAPQAGIIGDGPGKGKGEQASLNSEALQTAALKCGPAKRAVWVHQNRLEPGEPTKSAEAREKPQVKVTKAVVVDLGTGYCKCGFAGLQRPTHKISSTVGKPYMETTKTGDKRKETFVGQELINPEVRLKLVNPLRHGVIVDWDSVQGIWEYIFQKEMKIAPEEHAVLVSDPPLSPHTNREKYAEMLFETFSTPAMHIAYQSRLSMYSYGRTSGLVVEVGHGVSYVVPIYEGYPLPSITGRLDYSGSDLTNYLMGLMNSSGKRFTEAQKGVVEDIKKKCCFVALDPIEEKRVPETKHMIPYTLPDGQQIYLGQERFLCSEMFFKPSLIRSMQLGLHTQTVSCLNKCDIALKRDLMGNILLCGGSTMLRGFPNRLQRELSSLCPNDTPQVNVLPERETAVWTGGSILASLHGFQPLWVHRFEYEEHGPFFIYRRCF, from the exons ATGACTCAGGTGCAGTACAAAATCGAGAAAAGGGTAAATCTCCATAAAACACTACCCAAATCAACCCTACTTTGGAATAAAGTTTCCCAGTATCCAGAAAGCCCCAGGTCAC GTTATGTCATAATCGGTGATGTCATCATTGGGGACATTCTCAAGTTGCCCTCTGATTTCAGCCTTTCTGACCTTGAAGCCTGTGGGATCAAGGAACTTTCTGAGAGCGAGATGGCTCTTGCCGGCCTGTGGGCTCCGCAGGCAGGGATCATAGGGGATGGGCCTGGCAAGGGGAAAGGCGAACAGGCCTCCCTGAACTCAGAGGCCCTCCAGACGGCCGCCCTAAAATGTGGCCCAGCGAAGCGTGCGGTGTGGGTCCACCAGAACCGCTTGGAGCCAGGCGAGCCTACGAAGTCAGCAGAAGCCAGGGAGAAGCCCCAGGTAAAGGTGACCAAAGCGGTGGTTGTGGACCTCGGCACTGGCTACTGTAAGTGCGGCTTCGCCGGGCTACAAAGGCCCACCCACAAGATCTCCTCGACAGTGGGCAAGCCCTACATGGAGACCACCAAGACCGGGGACAAACGCAAGGAGACCTTCGTGGGGCAGGAGCTCATCAACCCGGAGGTTCGTCTCAAGCTGGTGAATCCCCTGCGGCACGGCGTCATCGTGGACTGGGACTCGGTGCAGGGCATCTGGGAGTACATCTTCCAGAAAGAGATGAAGATCGCCCCAGAGGAGCACGCGGTCCTGGTTTCAGACCCACCGCTGAGCCCACACACCAACCGAGAGAAGTATGCCGAGATGCTGTTTGAGACCTTCAGCACTCCTGCGATGCACATCGCCTACCAGTCCCGCCTGTCCATGTACTCCTATGGAAGGACCTCCGGCCTGGTCGTGGAGGTGGGCCACGGCGTGTCTTACGTGGTCCCCATCTACGAAGGTTATCCTCTGCCCAGCATCACGGGGCGGCTGGACTATTCGGGCTCTGACCTGACCAACTACTTGATGGGCCTGATGAACAGCTCGGGAAAACGCTTCACCGAGGCCCAGAAGGGCGTCGTGGAGGACATCAAGAAGAAATGCTGCTTTGTGGCCCTGGACCCCATCGAAGAGAAGAGAGTCCCGGAGACGAAGCATATGATCCCGTACACCCTGCCGGATGGGCAGCAGATATACCTGGGCCAGGAAAGGTTCCTCTGCTCCGAGATGTTCTTCAAGCCTTCCCTGATCAGGTCCATGCAGCTGGGCCTCCACACCCAGACGGTGTCCTGCCTGAACAAGTGCGACATCGCCCTCAAACGGGACCTCATGGGGAATATCCTGCTCTGCGGGGGCAGCACTATGCTCAGGGGTTTCCCTAACCGTCTGCAGAGGGAGCTGAGCAGCTTGTGTCCCAATGACACCCCCCAGGTGAACGTGCTGCCCGAGAGAGAGACTGCAGTGTGGACGGGTGGCTCCATCCTGGCGTCGCTCCATGGCTTCCAGCCACTGTGGGTCCACCGCTTTGAGTATGAGGAACATGGGCCTTTCTTCATCTACAGAAGGTGCTTCTGA